A window of Syntrophaceae bacterium genomic DNA:
GCCGGGGAGCAAGCGCAGATTGCGACAAAACACGCCTGACTTCGCTTCAAGAATCCTGATTGCATGCCTGAGAAACGAGAAATTTGTCCGCAGCGATGAATGCTTTCCGCCCGTGCGCACGGGTTTGGGATTGAGGAAAGGGGGGAATTCTGTTATTGCATAGCCTGTTCGCGCGGGATGCGCGTGTTTCGGGACGGGCATTCATGAAGCACATCATTCTCGGCACCGCCGGCCACGTCGATCACGGGAAGACCGCGCTCGTCAAGGCCCTGACCGGCGTGGACACGGACCGGCTCAAGGAGGAGAAGGAGCGCGGCATCACGATCGAGCTGGGCTTTGCGTCCCTTCCGCTGCGAAGCGGCGACACCCTCGGGGTCGTCGACGTGCCGGGCCACGAGAAGTTCGTCAGGAACATGGTGGCGGGCGCAACCGGGATCGACCTGGTGCTGCTCGTGATCGCCGCCGACGAGGGCATCATGCCCCAGACGGTCGAGCACCTCGACATCTGCACCCTGCTCGGGATCCGCAGCGGGATCATCGCGCTCACCAAGACCGACCTCGTCGATGCCGACTGGCTTGCCCTGGTGCAGGACGACATCCGCCAGTTCATGCGGACGACCTTCCTCGACGGGGCGCCGATCGTCCCGGTGTCCGTGGTCACGGGACAGGGGATCACGGAGCTTCTGGCGGCCATCGAGGCGCTGGCCCTGCAAATCGGCGAGCGGGCCGACAGCGGCCTGTTCCGCATACCCGTCGACCGGGTCTTCACCATGAAGGGCTTCGGCAGCGTCGTGACAGGCACCCTGGTCTCCGGCAGCGTGCGCGTGGGCGACACCGTCGAGATCCTCCCCCAGCGCATCCAGGCCAAGGTCCGCGGCATCCAGGTGCACAACGAGCCGCAGGAGTGCGCCGAGGCCGGGCAGCGCACCGCCATCAACCTGCAGGGCGTCGAGCGCGCCGCGCTCCGCCGCGGCGACGTGGTGGCCCACCCCGGCATCTTCGAGCCCTCGGAGCGGCTCGACGTCCGCCTGGAGTATCTCAAGGGGGCCGGTCGGGTGCTGAAGAACCGTGCGCTCGTGCGCTTCCACACGGGGACGAGCGAGATCATGGGGAGGGTCATCCTCTTGGACCGCGAGGAGCTCAAGCCCGGGGAGCAGGTCCATGCCCAGCTGCTGCTGGAGGAGCCCGTCGTGGCCATGGGGCGTGACCGCTTCGTCCTGCGCAGCTACTCCCCCATCCGCACGGTGGGCGGCGGGGAGATCCTCGACCCCGACGCGGTGAAGCAGAAAAAGGCCAAAGACCGCCATGCCGCGGAGCTCGAGACACTCCGGACGGGGACGCCGGCCGAGCGGGCGGCCGTGATCCTCGGACGCGCGGGGGTCCGGGGGCTCACGTCGAGCCGGCTGGCCGTCAGGACGGGAATCCCGTTGGCCGATCTGGAGCGGGTCCTGAGGGACATGGCCGAGAAGAAGGCCGTGCTCCGCGTCGAACGGGAAGAGACGCGGGTCGTCTCGTTCCCGGCCTACCAGAGGCTCAAGGAAGACCTCCTGAGGGAAATCGGGCTCTACCACGAGCGGTTCCCCCTCAAGGAGGGTGTGCCCAAGGAGGAGCTGCGGACGACGGCGGGCCAGGAGGTCGAGAGCCGGCTCTACAACATGGCCCTCAAGGAGCTGGAGAAGGAGAAGAAGATCCTCGCCGACCGGGAGCACGTCCGGCTCGCGGCCCACCGGGTCGATCTCAAGGGCGACCTGGGCGACCTGGGCGGCCGGATCGAGAAGATCTACCGCGATGCGCAGCTCACGGCGCCGTCCGTCAAGGAGGTGCAGGAGGCCCTCGGCGGGAGGAAGGCCGAGATCGCGAGCGTCCTCGGGGTTCTCCTCAACGAGGGAATCCTCGTGAAGGTCACCGAGGATCTCTACTTCCACAGGGAGCCGCTCGACAAGCTGCGGGAGGACTACACGGCGGCCCTCCAGAAGGCCGGGAAGGCCACGCCCGCCACATTCAAGGACCTCACGGGGCTGTCACGCAAATACATCATTCCCCTCATGGAATACTTCGATGCGACCCGGCTCACGATCCGCGTGGGCGATCACCGGATGCTGCGGGAGAGGCGGTAGCGATGAAGCGGCGGCGCGGCACGGAGGGAATCGAACGGCTCCGCCTGCGCCGGTTCGGCGGCGCACGCTTCTCGACCGCCGCGATGGACGTGGTGCGCGAGGTGCTCCTGGAGGTCTTCGCCGACGGCCGGCGCGTCGTGACGATCGCCTGCGCGGGGATTCACCTGCGGGAGCTGGCCGCCGGCTTTCTGAAGCAGGAAGGCCTGATCGAGGAAGCGGCGGACATCCGCGGGATGACCGTCTCGCGCGGGCGCGTCGAGATCCGGACCCGCCGCGGCAGGGGGCGGGGCCCCGCGGCCGAGGCGGGAAAGACGATCGCCTCGAGCGGCGCCCGGGGGAGCCGCCTGCTGACGGCTCAGGCCAAGGGAGCGTCCGGCGCACCGGCCGGCCCGACACTGGATGCACGGGCCGTCCTGGGTCTCATGGACGCGCTGCTTGCGGCCACGGAAATCCACGAGCGCACGCGGGGCACCCATTGCTCGGCCATCGCCGGTCCGCAGGGGATCCTCGCGGCACGCGAGGACATCGGGCGGCACAACACGATCGACATGCTCTGCGGGTGGGCGCTCCTCGGGGGCGTCGACCTGGCCGACAAGGTCCTGCTGACGACGGGTCGCGTCTCCTCGGAGATCGTGTCCAAGGCCTGGCGGATGGGCATCCGCGCCGTGGTCTCCCACTCGGCGGCCACCTCGCGGGCCGTGGAACTCGCGAAGAGTCTCGGGATCACGGTCGTGGGGTACGTGCGGGGCGGGACGTTCGTCGTGTACGCGGGAGCCCGGCACGTGCTGCCGGCCGGTGTTCCGGCGGCGAAAGGCACAAGGCGCAAGGCGAAAGGGTGAGGGGAAGAACCGGGTGAAGGCACTGTACGTCAAGGACATCAAGGCCGGCGAGAAGGTGAGGAGCTCCTTCCTCGTCATGGAGAAGAACCTCGCCTACTCGCAGAAGGGGGCGCCCTATCTGAGCGTGAAGCTCCGCGACCGGACGGGGGACATCGAGGGACGCGTATGGGACAACGTGGCGGCCCTCGACCCGCTCTTCCGGAAGGGCGACATCGTCTCCGTGCAGGGCCGTGCCGTGAGCTATCGCGACGCGATACAGCTGGCCGTCCTGGACATCCGCAAGATGGATGAGAACGGGATCGACCCCTGGGACTACTTCCCGAGCACGAAGGGAGACGTCGAGGAGATGTTCGCCGCCGTTGCGGGCTTTGCGGCCAC
This region includes:
- the selB gene encoding selenocysteine-specific translation elongation factor, whose translation is MKHIILGTAGHVDHGKTALVKALTGVDTDRLKEEKERGITIELGFASLPLRSGDTLGVVDVPGHEKFVRNMVAGATGIDLVLLVIAADEGIMPQTVEHLDICTLLGIRSGIIALTKTDLVDADWLALVQDDIRQFMRTTFLDGAPIVPVSVVTGQGITELLAAIEALALQIGERADSGLFRIPVDRVFTMKGFGSVVTGTLVSGSVRVGDTVEILPQRIQAKVRGIQVHNEPQECAEAGQRTAINLQGVERAALRRGDVVAHPGIFEPSERLDVRLEYLKGAGRVLKNRALVRFHTGTSEIMGRVILLDREELKPGEQVHAQLLLEEPVVAMGRDRFVLRSYSPIRTVGGGEILDPDAVKQKKAKDRHAAELETLRTGTPAERAAVILGRAGVRGLTSSRLAVRTGIPLADLERVLRDMAEKKAVLRVEREETRVVSFPAYQRLKEDLLREIGLYHERFPLKEGVPKEELRTTAGQEVESRLYNMALKELEKEKKILADREHVRLAAHRVDLKGDLGDLGGRIEKIYRDAQLTAPSVKEVQEALGGRKAEIASVLGVLLNEGILVKVTEDLYFHREPLDKLREDYTAALQKAGKATPATFKDLTGLSRKYIIPLMEYFDATRLTIRVGDHRMLRERR
- the fdhD gene encoding formate dehydrogenase accessory sulfurtransferase FdhD, with protein sequence MKRRRGTEGIERLRLRRFGGARFSTAAMDVVREVLLEVFADGRRVVTIACAGIHLRELAAGFLKQEGLIEEAADIRGMTVSRGRVEIRTRRGRGRGPAAEAGKTIASSGARGSRLLTAQAKGASGAPAGPTLDARAVLGLMDALLAATEIHERTRGTHCSAIAGPQGILAAREDIGRHNTIDMLCGWALLGGVDLADKVLLTTGRVSSEIVSKAWRMGIRAVVSHSAATSRAVELAKSLGITVVGYVRGGTFVVYAGARHVLPAGVPAAKGTRRKAKG